Within the Anaerolineae bacterium genome, the region CACCTTGTTCGTCCCCTGGGGCTATGTGGCCGGGCTGCAGGTGGACCCCATCGAGAAGAAGCCCTTCTACCATGTGCTCCCTGGCAACGATGCCCTGAGTTTCGGGATGCTGGGCTGCGATTTCCACTGCGACTACTGCCAGAACTGGTTTACCTCCCAGGCCCTGCGCGAGCCGGCCTCCGAGAGCGCCTGGCAGACCATCCGTCGGGTGACGCCGGAGCAGTTGGTGGCCATGGCGGTGCGCGCGGGTGCGCCGGTCATCGCCTCTACATACAACGAGCCGCTCATCACCACCGAGTGGGCCATCGACATCTTTCGCCTGGCCAAGGATCAAGGACTGCGGTGTGTGTATGTGTCCAACGGCAACGCCACCCCAGAGGTGCTCGATGCGCTGCAGTCTTACCTGACGGCGATGAAGATCGACCTCAAGACCATGCAGGACAAGCAATACCGTCGCCTGGGCGGGGTTTTGCAGCATGTGTTGGACACGATTCGGATGGTGCATCAACGCGGCATTTGGGTCGAGGTGGTGACGCTGGTGGTGCCGGGGTTCAACGACAGCCGCGCTGAGTTGATGGATATGGCGCGCTACATCGCTTCCGTTTCTCCCGATATTCCCTGGCATGTGACCGCGTTCCATCCGGATTACAAAATGGACACCACGCCGCCCACCCCGGTGGAAAAACTCATCGAGGCGGCCGAAATCGGTTATGAAGCGGGCCTGCGCTATGTATATGCCGGGAATGTGCCCGGACGGGTGGGTGAGTATGAACACACATACTGCCCCCACTGCAAGCGGGTGGTGATCCGGCGCACTGGGTTCATCGTGCAGGAGTATCACCTGACGCCGGAGGGCACCTGCCCCCACTGCGGCACGCCCATCGCCGGGGTCTGGCCTCAGGACCCCTCGCAGGTGCGCACCCATGGTCCAGGCTTCCCCCGCGTGGTTTGGTGATCGGAAAACCCGGCCAAGTTGGCATCGGACTTGCAAACCTGCTCCATCTGGGTTGAGGTTTCCCCTGTATAATAACTGCACCCCTTTCTGTTGAGGTGGCCTGCGACTCATGTGGCATTTACTCCTCTACACTTTGCATCGCCGCGCGGGTACGGATGCCGGGCCGTTGTCTGGGCTTTGGGTGGGCCGCGCGCCCAAGAACGCCCTTCGCCTGCGTCGTCAGGAAACTTTGCTGCTTTACCTGGTGCAGCATGGTAACGCCCTCTTGCCGCCTGAACAGGTGGACAAACTGCTGGCGGGGCTGGCCGCACGCTATTTTCGCGAGGGAGGGGCGACCACCAGCGCCTTGCAAACCGCCGTGCGGGAGGTCAACGCCCGCTTGGTGCGCCGCAACCAGCGGATGGCCGCCGAAAACCGCCTCACGGTGCTCTGGCTGGCCATGGCGGTGTGGCGGGCTCAACGGGTGTTGTTGGGGTTGGCCGGGCCGTTACATGGCTATTTCGTCGGGCAGCAAGTGATCCATGTGCACGACCCGGTGCTGGCCGGTTCGGGCCTGGGCACGCAGCGGGTGCCGCGCCTCCATTTCGCCACGGCGGAAGCTGTGCCCAACGGCCTGCTCCTCCTTTCCCCGGAGCCGCTGGTGGAGCAACCCGAGGCGCTGCGCTTTTCCCCGGCCCGCCGCCCCGACCCGCTGCTGCGCCGCCTGCTGGCCGACCCGCGCCCCGATTTGACCGCTGTGGTGGCCCAGATGCGCCCGGGGGAGGGGGAGAACCGCATTCGCCCGGTGCGCGCCCGCTGGTTGATGGGGGCCCAACCATCCCAGGCCGTCCCTCCGCCGCCGGAGACCCCCGATGCGGCGGCTCCCACAGAGCAAACCGGCTCCCAGGCCACCGCTCCCCTCTCTCCGGAAGAGCCCACCCCTGAGGAAATCGCCCTTCCCGTGTCGGAGAAGGGGACCCCAGCGCCATCCCCGGCTCTCCCTTCCGCGCAGGCCGTGGAGAATGGGGATGGAGAAGGTGAGCCTTCCTGCGCAAAA harbors:
- the amrS gene encoding AmmeMemoRadiSam system radical SAM enzyme, whose product is MPTLADVLDALTKEGWLYESLEEGKVRCVACGHRCVIKPGRRGICQVRFNREGTLFVPWGYVAGLQVDPIEKKPFYHVLPGNDALSFGMLGCDFHCDYCQNWFTSQALREPASESAWQTIRRVTPEQLVAMAVRAGAPVIASTYNEPLITTEWAIDIFRLAKDQGLRCVYVSNGNATPEVLDALQSYLTAMKIDLKTMQDKQYRRLGGVLQHVLDTIRMVHQRGIWVEVVTLVVPGFNDSRAELMDMARYIASVSPDIPWHVTAFHPDYKMDTTPPTPVEKLIEAAEIGYEAGLRYVYAGNVPGRVGEYEHTYCPHCKRVVIRRTGFIVQEYHLTPEGTCPHCGTPIAGVWPQDPSQVRTHGPGFPRVVW